Proteins from one Daphnia pulicaria isolate SC F1-1A chromosome 3, SC_F0-13Bv2, whole genome shotgun sequence genomic window:
- the LOC124329533 gene encoding multifunctional methyltransferase subunit TRM112-like protein, whose translation MKLLTHNILTSKCLKGVTVGYPLGIVAKEVKVNEVDFNPEFISRMIQKVDWPALCKAAENLGHTDELPPTVVDDYENNEEFLKKAHHFLMEIEVMNGDLICPETGRKFPVTDGIPNMLANEDEV comes from the exons ATGAAACTTTTAACTCACAATATATTGACTTCTAAATGTCTGAAAGGCGTAACAGTTGGGTATCCTCTAGGCATTGTT GCAAAAGAAGTTAAAGTGAATGAAGTTGATTTCAACCCAGAATTCATTTCACGGATGATTCAAAAAGTGGACTGGCCAGCTCTCTGTAAAGCTgcagaaaat CTTGGACACACTGATGAACTTCCCCCAACTGTTGTAGATGACTATGAAAATAATGAAGAATTCTTGAAAAAAGCTCACCACTTTTTAATGGAG ATTGAAGTCATGAATGGAGATCTGATATGTCCTGAGACAGGGAGAAAATTCCCTGTTACTGATGGAATTCCAAACATGTTAGCTAATGAAGATGAAGTGTAA
- the LOC124329530 gene encoding tRNA-splicing endonuclease subunit Sen34-like, giving the protein MKMIELCCCNGSFLVWNFEDVHQLRSEHRIVGNFIGCLPSLPRQDQMLGLPMELMIEEVYHLTSRGIVKLVEFKQLNLPAQGPNKEKIEEMHKASFADQEVIFKEERTKQLLQMADKIIEGKRRKMNGKTVDEKIALQEEIDKIPKMSKDLMMVQIFTRPHWTCQGESVLPLDYNARPTLRCKVFSDLWEKGYYITSGEKFGGDYLVYPGDPLKFHSHFIAVCVEEHQMLTPWFLIQKGRLGTSVKKTVLMCSLDENDKVNYQSVNWNGK; this is encoded by the exons ATGAAGATGATCGAATTGTGTTGTTGTAATGGTTCTTTCTTGGTTTGGAATTTCGAAG aTGTTCACCAATTACGCTCAGAACATAGAATTGTTGGCAATTTCATTGGATGCTTGCCATCTTTACCAAGGCAGGATCAGATGTTAGGGTTACCAATGGAGTTAATGATTGAAGAGGTTTATCACTTAACTTCTCGGGGAATTGTTAAATTAGTTGAATTCAAACAACTAAACCTTCCTGCTCAAGGACCAAACAAGgagaaaatagaggaaatgcACAAAGCAAGCTTTGCTGACCAAGAAGTTATCTTTAAGGAAGAAAGAACCAAGCAGCTGTTACAAATGGCAGATAAAATCATTGAGggcaagagaagaaaaatgaatggaaAGACTGTTGATGAGAAAATAGCCCTTCAAGAAGAAATAGACAAAATTCCTAAAATGTCTAAAGATTTGATGatggttcaaatttttacaa GGCCTCACTGGACATGCCAGGGGGAATCAGTATTGCCATTAGATTATAATGCTAGACCAACTCTCAGGTGTAAAGTGTTCAGTGACTTGTGGGAGAAAGGTTATTACATAACATCTGGTGAGAAATTTGGTGGTGATTACTTGGTTTATCCTGGTGATCcattaaaatttcattcacatttcatagctgtgtgtgttgAAGAGCATCAGATGTTGACTCCTTGGTTTCTGATACAAAAAGGTCGTCTGGGAACAAGTGTTAAGAAAACTGTTTTAATGTGTAGCTTGGATGAGAATGATAAAGTAAATTATCAGTCTGTGAATTGGAATGGAAAATAA
- the LOC124329531 gene encoding 60S ribosomal protein L7-like codes for MSATTGKVPAKVVPAPVVSKSKLPAVPESLLKRRKKQKADRTKRLEQALAYLKARRARRVEIFKRAEKYIKEYRTKERDEIRLARQAKKAGNFYVPAQSKLAFVIRIRGVNQVAPKVRKTLQLFRLRQINNGVFVKLNKATLNMLRICEPYITWGYPNLKSVRDLIYKRGFAKARGRRIPLTSNDIIERKLGSGNVICMEDLVHSIFTVGNNFKHASNFLWPFKLNTPTGGWRKKTNHYVEGGDFGNREEKINELLRRMI; via the exons ATGTCAGCCACTACAGG GAAAGTCCCGGCCAAGGTGGTCCCAGCACCTGTGGTTTCAAAGTCTAAACTGCCAGCAGTTCCCGAGTCACTGCTGAAACGCAGGAAGAAGCAGAAGGCCGATCGTACCAAGAGGCTCGAACAAGCCTTAGCT TACCTTAAGGCTCGTCGCGCCAGACGTGTTGAAATCTTCAAACGTGCTGAAAAATACATCAAGGAATACAGGACCAAGGAGAGGGATGAAATCAGGTTGGCCCGTCAAGCCAAGAAAGCAGGAAACTTCTATGTGCCTGCTCAGTCTAAGTTGGCCTTTGTCATCCGTATTCGAGG TGTTAACCAAGTTGCCCCCAAAGTCCGCAAGACCCTTCAACTCTTCAGGCTGCGACAGATCAACAATGGTGTCTTTGTCAAGCTCAACAag GCTACCTTGAACATGTTGCGTATTTGCGAACCTTACATTACCTGGGGTTACCCTAACCTCAAGAGCGTTCGCGACTTGATCTACAAACGTGGTTTCGCCAAGGCCCGCGGACGTCGCATTCCTTTGACCAGCAACGACATCATCGAGCGAAAGCTAG GATCAGGAAACGTCATCTGTATGGAGGATTTGGTCCACTCCATCTTCACTGTTGGAAACAACTTCAAACACGCCTCAAACTTCCTCTGGCCATTCAAG TTGAACACTCCTACTGGAGGCTGGCGCAAGAAGACAAACCATTACGTCGAAGGCGGTGACTTCGGTAACCGCGAGGAGAAGATCAACGAGCTCCTCCGCCGAATGATTTAA
- the LOC124328393 gene encoding dnaJ homolog subfamily C member 22-like: MAGKSVCVTYLLWLIGGWFGLHQIYLRRDRHAFLIWSSAAGYLGFGLLRDLWRIPEYVKDANEDPGYMEELIKNMKKKRKPPYNIFRQFGGVIVGNLWGWIFQLAIPEETVFGINLSFLELFIPVAIALGVHTVGNVGRIQGSFLYPLIGASSLLFLKFFDVEGISIAAFLSSMLFEAKGAQWRRTPNPRPNFCKRMSYLGICVLLYSSLWVSYLYFNAEMTDSSGESIKFRDGVANFLTSPLWTDFKRTFNTLITSLWNRGWHETWKQFMDDLDPFGEHQALKVLGLESNATQVEITARWRKLSKEWHPDRYVNPDKKLEAQEKFMEFSAAYETISKIKSRRAKKNNSFQDY; this comes from the exons ATGGCTGGAAAAAGTGTCTGTGTGACTTATTTACTGTGGTTGATAGGAGGATGGTTTGGCTTGCATCAGATTTATTTGCGGCGAGATCGGCATGCATTTTTAATCTGGTCGTCGGCAGCCGGATATTTAGGGTTTGGTTTACTCAGAGATTTGTGGAGGATTCCTGAGTATGTGAAGGATGCCAATGAAGATCCAGGATATATGGAAGAACTCATcaaaaatatgaagaaaaaacgaaaa CCTCCCTACAATATTTTTCGTCAATTTGGGGGAGTTATTGTTGGAAACCTTTGG gGTTGGATTTTCCAGTTAGCTATTCCAGAAGAAACTGTGTTTGGCATTAATTTAAGTTTTCTTGAATTATTTATACCAGTTGCCATTGCTTTAG GGGTGCATACTGTGGGAAATGTTGGAAGAATTCAAGGGTCTTTTCTCTATCCCTTGATAGGGGCTTCTTCtctattatttttgaaattctttgatGTTGAAGGCATATCAATAGCAGCTTTCCTTTCTTCCATGCTTTTTGAAGCAAAAGGTGCTCAGTGGAGGAGGACTCCAAACCCAAGACCCAATTTTTGCAA GCGGATGTCTTATCTTGGAATATGTGTACTTTTGTATTCCAGTCTGTGGGTTTCTTATTTATATTTCAATGCTGAAATGACAGACTCTTCTGGCGAATCAATAAAGTTCCGCGATG gTGTAGCAAATTTCCTGACCTCACCGCTATGGACGGATTTCAAGCGCACTTTTAACACTTTAATCACCTCGTTGTGGAATCGAGGATGGCATGAAACCTGGAAGCAATTCATGGACGATTTAGATCCATTTGGAGAACATCAAGCATTAAAG GTGTTGGGGCTTGAGAGTAACGCTACACAAGTGGAAATCACGGCAAG GTGGAGAAAGCTTTCCAAAGAATGGCACCCTGATCGCTACGTAAACCCCGATAAAAAACTAGAAGCCCAAGAAAAGTTCATGGAATTTAGCGCTGCATACGAaaccatttcaaaaattaaatctcGTCGtgctaagaaaaacaattcttttCAAGATTATTAA
- the LOC124328398 gene encoding polyadenylate-binding protein 2-like, with translation MAGVDQLKMEELDHEAYESENLQDTNDFTGDNGAGDTDSMMEDPELEAIKARVREMEEEAEKLKMLQSEVEKQINSPTGVASSPNMSVEEKMEVDARSVFVGNVDYGATAEELEQHFHGCGSINRVTILCNKWDGQPKGFAYIEFGDKDSVQTAMALDESLFRGRQIKVMLKRTNRPGISSSNRPPRGARGRGARGTRAFPSFGFRPMRRPRGRRAAFFAPY, from the exons ATGGCGGGAGTTGATCAACTAAAGATGGAGGAATTAGACCATGAAGCATATGAATCAGAAAACCTCCAAGATACCAATGACTTTACAGGGGATAATGGTGCTGGAGATACTGATTCCATGATGGAAGACCCT GAGCTGGAAGCAATCAAGGCTCGTGTTAGGGAGATGGAGGAAGAagctgaaaaattaaaaatgctgCAATCAGAGGTGGAGAAACAAATCAACAGTCCAACTGGTGTTG CAAGTTCACCCAATATGtcagttgaagaaaaaatggaagtTGATGCCCGCTCAGTCTTTGTTGGAAAT GTTGATTATGGGGCAACCGCAGAAGAATTAGAACAACATTTCCATGGCTGTGGTTCCATTAACAGAGTTACCATACTCTGCAACAAATGGGATGGCCAACCTAAAGGTTTTGCCTATATTGAATTTGGAGACAAAGATTCTGTTCAAACTGCCATGGCACTGGATGAATCTCTATTTCGGGGCCGACAGATCAAA GTCATGTTAAAACGTACCAACAGACCAGGAATCAGTTCTAGCAATAGACCTCCAAGAGGTGCTAGAGGTCGTGGGGCTAGAGGAACTCGTGCGTTCCCTTCTTTCGGATTCAGACCAATGAGGAGACCTAG aggTAGGAGAGCAGCATTTTTCGCACCTTATTAA
- the LOC124329532 gene encoding NF-kappa-B inhibitor-interacting Ras-like protein 2, which translates to MVRINKVLLCGAKQIGKSAILEQLIYGHVTRDTVVYPTIEDTYECYVDTDRGVKELVRFYDLGGITSKNKEVPRHYFSVADAYILVYGINSHESFIIMDSLKKDIDRNKEKKDAVIIVLGNKLDLVEERQVDYSQASLWAAKERVRLFEISVFDHQTLIEPFVYLSSRLNPPPQKSTFPQLSMGRSKIKD; encoded by the exons ATGGTGAGAATCAATAAAGTCTTGCTATGTGGAGCCAAACAGATAGGAAAGAGTGCAATTCTAGAGCAACTGATTTACGGACACGTCACCAGAGATACG GTTGTCTACCCTACTATAGAAGATACATATGAATGCTATGTGGACACTGATCGGGGAGTCAAAGAGTTGGTGAGATTTTACGATTTGGGAGGCATCACCTCCAAAAACAAAGAAGTTCCTCGTCATTATTTCAGTGTAGCTGATGCCTACATCCTAGTGTATGGAATCAACAGTCATGAGTCTTTCATCATCATGGATTCCTTGAAAAAAGACATTGACCGAaacaaagagaagaaagatgCAGTGATAATTGTGCTGGGGAACAAGTTGGACTTGGTTGAAGAAAGACAAGTGGACTATTCTCAGGCTTCCCTGTGGGCTGCAAAGGAACGTGTTAGACTATTTGAGATCTCAGTTTTCGACCACCAAACCTTGATAGAACCGTTTGTGTATTTATCCTCAAGGTTGAACCCACCTCCACAGAAATCTACGTTCCCTCAACTGAGCATGGGAAGGAGCAAAATCAAAGATTAA